From a region of the Deinococcus aquiradiocola genome:
- a CDS encoding SDR family oxidoreductase: protein MGKDVIVVIGAGAIGIAIGRRQGTGKHVLLADYNEQNLERAKAALEDAGHEVSTHPVDVSEGDSVNALADHAATLGPVVQVIQTAGLSPAQATPQALLAVDLYGTAIVLDEFARVIAPGGAGLVVSSMAGHMFPMLLEEQQALLSTQTRDLLALPFITAIQNSTQAYCVAKKANQLHVQRAAATTWGDRGARVNAISPGIVLTPLARDELNSAAGDGYRAMVRTSASKRMGTVDEIAAAANFMLGQDAAFMTGADLLIDGGVIPAMRTGRLPLPGV from the coding sequence ATGGGCAAGGACGTGATCGTGGTCATAGGAGCCGGCGCCATCGGCATCGCCATCGGACGCAGGCAGGGCACCGGCAAGCACGTGCTGCTGGCCGACTACAACGAACAGAATCTGGAGCGGGCCAAGGCGGCCCTGGAAGACGCCGGACACGAGGTCAGCACCCACCCGGTGGACGTGTCCGAGGGCGACTCGGTCAACGCTTTGGCCGATCACGCCGCCACCCTCGGCCCGGTGGTTCAGGTGATCCAAACCGCTGGGCTTTCGCCCGCTCAGGCCACGCCCCAGGCGTTGCTGGCGGTCGATCTGTACGGCACGGCGATCGTCCTCGACGAGTTCGCCCGCGTGATCGCCCCCGGCGGCGCTGGCCTGGTGGTGTCCAGCATGGCCGGGCACATGTTCCCCATGCTCCTGGAGGAGCAGCAGGCTCTGCTGAGCACCCAGACGCGGGACCTGCTCGCTCTGCCCTTCATCACGGCCATCCAGAACTCCACGCAGGCCTACTGCGTCGCCAAGAAGGCCAATCAGCTGCACGTGCAGCGGGCAGCCGCCACCACCTGGGGCGACCGGGGCGCACGCGTCAACGCCATCAGCCCCGGCATTGTGCTGACGCCGCTGGCCCGCGACGAACTGAATTCGGCAGCCGGGGACGGCTACCGGGCCATGGTCCGCACCAGCGCGAGCAAGCGGATGGGCACGGTGGACGAGATCGCCGCCGCCGCGAACTTCATGCTGGGCCAGGACGCGGCCTTCATGACCGGGGCCGACCTGCTGATCGACGGCGGAGTGATTCCCGCCATGCGTACCGGACGCCTGCCCCTGCCGGGAGTCTGA
- a CDS encoding TetR family transcriptional regulator, whose translation MTSTAINDEFRRARTEEQRQQRRGHILGTTREMLQGRRLAELSFNEIARGVGLAKSNIMRYFESREAILLTLLQEDYAAWVDEVETELAQSMQPDPIERVAEVLSRTIMARSLLCELLTATPTVLEHNVTTEEIIPFKLGIQASMGRLMTLLSPALGTWTPEQKGVFLGELHATVTHTWALAHPASALEAAYAARPDIAVMPNPAQVVVREAIATVLTGLKYRRPLGRPSFMDEPDEGPVSG comes from the coding sequence ATGACCAGCACCGCGATCAACGACGAATTTCGACGTGCCAGAACCGAGGAGCAGCGCCAGCAGCGGCGGGGGCACATCCTGGGAACCACCAGGGAGATGCTCCAGGGCCGACGTCTGGCCGAGCTGAGCTTCAATGAGATCGCCAGAGGCGTAGGCCTCGCCAAGTCCAACATCATGCGGTACTTCGAGTCGCGCGAAGCCATCCTGCTCACCCTGCTGCAAGAGGACTATGCCGCCTGGGTTGACGAAGTCGAGACCGAACTGGCACAGTCGATGCAGCCAGATCCTATCGAGCGCGTGGCCGAGGTGCTTTCCCGGACCATCATGGCCCGTTCGCTGCTCTGCGAACTGCTGACCGCCACGCCGACGGTGCTGGAGCACAACGTCACCACCGAGGAGATCATTCCCTTCAAACTGGGGATTCAGGCCAGCATGGGCAGGCTGATGACCCTCCTTTCCCCGGCGCTGGGCACATGGACCCCTGAACAGAAGGGCGTCTTTCTGGGCGAACTCCACGCCACGGTCACGCATACCTGGGCGCTGGCACATCCGGCCTCAGCCCTTGAGGCCGCCTACGCCGCGCGTCCTGACATTGCCGTGATGCCCAATCCAGCTCAAGTCGTGGTGCGAGAAGCCATAGCGACTGTCTTGACTGGTCTGAAGTACAGGAGGCCACTGGGACGGCCCAGTTTTATGGACGAACCTGATGAGGGTCCCGTTTCAGGGTGA
- a CDS encoding nuclear transport factor 2 family protein → MTHLHQAMVDARTDVLEDLLDPGYTLTHLTGEVQPREAWFAAIRSRAFEYHHIREVATAVALEPDVAVVTGRGIVTATIHGMRHPWRLAFVMRFVRTGGRWVAMNAQYSTW, encoded by the coding sequence GTGACGCACCTTCACCAGGCGATGGTGGACGCGCGTACAGACGTTCTCGAGGACCTTCTCGACCCCGGGTATACCCTGACGCACCTCACCGGTGAAGTTCAGCCCAGGGAAGCGTGGTTCGCCGCGATCCGCTCCCGGGCGTTCGAGTATCACCACATCCGGGAGGTGGCCACGGCCGTCGCCCTCGAACCGGACGTGGCTGTCGTGACCGGCCGCGGCATCGTCACGGCGACGATTCACGGCATGCGGCACCCCTGGCGCCTGGCGTTCGTGATGCGCTTCGTCCGGACTGGTGGCCGCTGGGTGGCCATGAACGCGCAGTACAGCACGTGGTGA
- a CDS encoding NAD(P)H-binding protein: MPRILILGANGGLARNTTRVSLAQTDATLTLYLRRAHRLKNPDPARVTVLEGDVLNADTLKAAMRGQDVVYANLAGEMEAQARTIVDAMHATHLRRLIFISSMGIYGEVPGQRYSSVLDPYRDSAALVEASDLDWTVIRPGWFTPDAEVEYTLTRRDEPFRGHDVSLNSVSDLIVRLATTPGLHVRESLGISRA, translated from the coding sequence GTGCCCCGCATCCTGATTCTCGGAGCCAACGGCGGCCTGGCCAGGAACACGACCCGCGTGTCCCTGGCGCAGACCGACGCGACCCTCACCCTGTACCTGCGCCGCGCCCACCGGCTGAAGAACCCCGACCCGGCCCGCGTCACGGTCCTCGAGGGCGACGTGCTGAACGCCGACACCCTGAAGGCCGCCATGCGCGGACAGGACGTCGTGTACGCCAACCTCGCGGGCGAGATGGAGGCGCAGGCGCGGACCATTGTGGACGCCATGCACGCCACGCATCTGCGCCGACTGATCTTCATCAGCAGCATGGGCATCTACGGTGAGGTACCTGGACAACGCTACAGCAGCGTCCTCGATCCGTACCGCGATTCGGCCGCGCTGGTGGAGGCTTCCGACCTCGACTGGACCGTGATCCGGCCCGGCTGGTTCACGCCGGACGCGGAAGTCGAGTACACGCTCACCCGCAGGGACGAGCCGTTCCGCGGACACGACGTGTCCCTGAACAGTGTCTCGGACCTGATCGTCCGCCTGGCCACCACACCCGGCCTGCACGTGCGCGAGAGCCTGGGCATCAGCCGCGCATGA
- a CDS encoding aldo/keto reductase, whose protein sequence is MKQRTLGTGGPAVSAMGLGCMRMSYGDAPADPGEMTALLRQAVEHGVTFFDTAEVYGPFTNEQLVGAALEPYRDRVVIATKFGWNPGPDGQPSTRYGVNSRPERIRQVAEESLKRLRVDTLDLFYQHRPDPQVPIEDVAGTVSDLIREGKVRHFGLSESDAATLRRAHAVQPVTALQSEYSIWWRAPEENGVLSACEELGIGFVPYSPLGRGFLTGTVTADTVFDPSDIRSRNPRFTREAIEANQAVVDLLRRIGTEKNGAAPAQIALAWLLAQKPWIVPIPGSRSLPRLLENNAAVDITLTPADLQAIDAAMAGITVLGDRY, encoded by the coding sequence ATGAAACAACGCACCCTGGGGACCGGCGGACCGGCCGTCTCAGCGATGGGACTGGGCTGCATGCGCATGAGTTACGGCGACGCGCCGGCCGATCCCGGCGAGATGACCGCCCTGCTGCGTCAGGCCGTCGAGCACGGCGTGACCTTCTTCGACACGGCCGAGGTGTACGGCCCCTTCACCAATGAACAGCTGGTCGGCGCGGCACTGGAACCGTACAGGGACCGGGTGGTGATCGCCACCAAGTTCGGCTGGAATCCGGGCCCGGACGGTCAACCTTCCACCCGGTACGGCGTCAACAGCCGCCCTGAACGCATCCGGCAGGTGGCCGAGGAGAGCCTGAAGCGCCTGCGGGTCGACACGCTCGACCTGTTCTACCAGCACCGCCCCGACCCGCAGGTGCCGATCGAGGACGTGGCAGGCACCGTGAGCGACCTCATCCGGGAAGGCAAGGTGCGTCACTTCGGACTTTCGGAATCGGACGCCGCCACCCTCCGCCGCGCCCACGCGGTGCAGCCGGTCACCGCCCTGCAGAGCGAATACTCCATCTGGTGGCGTGCCCCGGAGGAGAACGGGGTGCTGAGCGCCTGCGAGGAACTGGGCATCGGCTTCGTGCCGTACAGCCCGCTGGGCCGGGGGTTCCTGACCGGGACCGTCACGGCCGACACGGTCTTCGACCCGTCCGACATCCGCAGCCGCAACCCCCGCTTCACCCGGGAAGCCATCGAAGCCAATCAGGCGGTGGTGGACCTGCTCAGACGCATCGGCACGGAGAAGAACGGCGCGGCGCCCGCCCAGATCGCGCTGGCCTGGCTGCTCGCCCAGAAGCCGTGGATCGTGCCGATTCCCGGCAGCCGCAGCCTGCCGCGCCTGCTGGAGAACAACGCCGCGGTGGACATCACCCTGACCCCCGCCGACCTGCAGGCCATCGACGCGGCCATGGCAGGCATCACGGTCCTGGGCGACCGGTACTGA
- a CDS encoding aldo/keto reductase, with amino-acid sequence MNERQLGQDLQVSALGYGAMGLSGTYGDGPGRKDALRVLQAAVEQGVTLFDTAEAYGPFDNERLLGEALAADRDRVVIATKFGFGIHPDGTRYGLDSRPDHIREVVDAMLARLNTDHIDLLYQHRVDPNVPIEDVAGTVGELIQAGKVRHFGLSEASAKTVRRAHAVQPVTAVQSEYSLWTRDVEHNGVLDACEELGIGFVPFSPLGAGFLTGRIDPATPLAAGDFRSRSPRFQQDAMQANMALVELLRRVAGEKDATPAQIALAWLLARKPWIVPIPGTRKVERLAENIGAAAVALSPADVQEIGDAAAKIDVQGARLPEAVLRMTGG; translated from the coding sequence ATGAACGAACGTCAGCTGGGACAGGATCTGCAGGTATCGGCCCTCGGGTACGGCGCGATGGGGCTGAGCGGCACCTACGGTGACGGTCCCGGCAGGAAGGACGCCCTGCGCGTCCTGCAAGCCGCGGTCGAGCAGGGCGTCACGCTCTTCGACACGGCCGAAGCGTACGGGCCGTTCGACAACGAACGCCTGCTGGGTGAGGCCCTGGCCGCGGACCGGGACCGGGTGGTGATCGCCACCAAGTTCGGCTTCGGCATCCACCCGGACGGCACCCGGTACGGCCTGGACAGCCGCCCGGACCACATCCGCGAGGTGGTGGACGCCATGCTCGCCCGCCTGAACACCGACCACATTGACCTGCTGTACCAGCACCGGGTCGACCCGAACGTCCCGATCGAGGACGTGGCCGGCACCGTCGGGGAACTCATCCAGGCCGGAAAGGTCCGGCACTTCGGCCTGTCAGAGGCCAGCGCGAAGACCGTCCGTCGCGCGCACGCGGTGCAGCCCGTCACGGCCGTCCAGAGCGAGTACTCCCTGTGGACGCGGGACGTGGAACACAACGGCGTCCTCGACGCCTGTGAGGAACTGGGGATCGGCTTCGTGCCGTTCAGCCCGCTCGGCGCCGGATTCCTGACCGGCAGGATCGACCCGGCCACCCCGCTGGCCGCCGGAGACTTCCGCAGCCGCTCACCGCGCTTCCAGCAGGACGCCATGCAGGCGAACATGGCCCTGGTCGAACTGCTCAGACGCGTGGCTGGCGAGAAGGACGCCACCCCGGCCCAGATTGCGCTGGCGTGGCTGCTGGCCCGGAAGCCCTGGATCGTGCCCATCCCCGGCACCCGCAAGGTCGAGCGCCTCGCAGAGAACATCGGCGCGGCCGCCGTCGCCCTCAGTCCGGCCGACGTGCAGGAGATCGGCGACGCGGCCGCGAAGATCGACGTGCAGGGAGCGCGGCTTCCCGAAGCCGTCCTGAGGATGACCGGCGGCTGA
- a CDS encoding MFS transporter, with the protein MSTRTKTPPFQAESAATPANPTAVLAIILVSYLVIVLDISIVLTGLPKIQRDLGFSGTDLAWVQSAYTLAFGGLLLLSARAGDLLGRRRVFLAGLTLFTAASVAVGLSASAGWMIAARAVQGVGAAILAPSSLSLLTANFPEGPGRTRAVGYYGSIGGLGSGVGLVLGGFLADLISWRAGFFINLPIGLLLGWAALRYIPETVRSSGRLDVAGAITSTLGMTAVVYGLMRAATAGWTSSVTLLSLLAGVALLGLFVWNEGRTGTPIMPLHLFRNRERAGALIARVLFLGAMASFWFFTTQYLQEVLGLGALQAGLAFLPASVTIFATALLVSRLTRLFGEARLLGLGLFVGAVGLGWLSRAGVGTPYLTGIALPMLLIGAGQGMALAPMTASGIRGVGPDDAGAASGLVNVAHQLGNSLGLAVLVTVFAAATPSGVDPEAQLAHRLSAALTGATVLQVLCLLVALLLIVWPALKGSRA; encoded by the coding sequence ATGAGCACCCGAACGAAAACGCCTCCGTTCCAGGCCGAGTCAGCGGCCACGCCCGCAAACCCCACCGCCGTCCTCGCCATCATCCTGGTCAGTTACCTGGTGATCGTGCTCGACATCTCCATCGTCCTGACGGGCCTGCCGAAGATTCAGCGCGACCTGGGCTTTTCCGGCACCGATCTCGCCTGGGTTCAGAGCGCGTACACGCTGGCCTTCGGCGGGCTGCTGCTCCTCAGCGCCCGGGCCGGTGACCTGCTGGGCCGCCGCCGGGTGTTCCTGGCGGGCCTGACGCTCTTCACGGCCGCCTCGGTGGCCGTCGGGCTCTCTGCCTCGGCCGGGTGGATGATCGCGGCCCGCGCCGTTCAGGGGGTCGGCGCGGCCATCCTCGCCCCGTCGTCCCTGTCGCTGCTGACCGCGAACTTCCCGGAAGGGCCGGGGCGCACCCGGGCCGTCGGGTATTACGGCTCGATCGGCGGGCTCGGCTCGGGGGTCGGTCTGGTGCTCGGCGGGTTCCTGGCTGACCTGATCTCATGGCGGGCGGGGTTCTTCATCAACCTGCCGATCGGACTGCTGCTCGGCTGGGCAGCCCTCAGGTACATTCCCGAGACGGTGCGGAGCAGCGGCCGACTGGACGTGGCGGGCGCCATCACCTCGACGCTCGGCATGACCGCCGTGGTCTACGGCCTGATGCGGGCCGCCACAGCAGGGTGGACGTCGTCGGTCACGCTGCTGTCCCTGCTGGCTGGCGTGGCGCTGCTGGGTCTCTTCGTCTGGAATGAGGGACGGACCGGGACGCCGATCATGCCGCTGCACCTCTTCCGGAACCGGGAGCGTGCCGGGGCGCTGATCGCGCGCGTGCTGTTCCTGGGCGCGATGGCGAGCTTCTGGTTCTTCACCACCCAGTACCTGCAGGAGGTGCTGGGCCTGGGTGCCCTGCAGGCGGGACTGGCGTTTCTGCCCGCGTCCGTGACGATTTTCGCCACCGCGCTGCTGGTGTCCCGCCTGACGCGCCTGTTCGGGGAAGCGCGCCTGCTCGGTCTGGGCCTCTTCGTCGGGGCGGTGGGGCTCGGCTGGCTCAGTCGCGCCGGGGTCGGCACGCCGTACCTGACAGGCATCGCGCTGCCGATGCTGTTGATCGGCGCGGGGCAGGGCATGGCCCTGGCGCCGATGACGGCTTCCGGCATTCGAGGTGTCGGTCCGGACGATGCGGGGGCCGCGTCGGGCCTGGTGAACGTTGCGCATCAGCTCGGGAACTCCCTGGGCCTGGCGGTCCTCGTCACGGTGTTCGCCGCGGCGACCCCGAGCGGCGTGGACCCGGAGGCTCAGCTCGCCCACCGCCTCTCTGCCGCGCTCACCGGGGCCACGGTCCTGCAGGTGCTGTGTCTGCTGGTCGCCCTGCTGCTGATCGTGTGGCCTGCCCTGAAAGGGAGTCGGGCCTGA
- a CDS encoding AraC family transcriptional regulator produces the protein MTTRVHATSAGADTTPRGVPTAQDLLSLARLTERFAPYHGSHPLRLPGTFAVRGNTTSSQLVHGVYRPSVCIVAQGAKRVFLGPEVFDYDERKMLMFSVELPVASEIVRASPGMPFLCVKIEFEPQRVAELSRRVFTHGLPDVRENRGVGVGDATGEIVNAATRLLSLMGDARDAELLAPLVMDEILIRLLRGPLGPRLAQIGREDTGAQRVTKAVDWVRAHFDRPMAVETLAELVHMSPSAFHGHFKAVTNMSPLQFQKALRLREARRLMLTANMDVAGAGRQVGYVSASQFIREYRRLFGNAPARDVALLRQQGETQADLN, from the coding sequence ATGACCACACGCGTCCACGCGACTTCGGCCGGGGCGGACACCACGCCCCGCGGCGTCCCCACGGCGCAGGATCTGCTTTCCCTGGCTCGGCTGACCGAACGGTTCGCGCCGTACCATGGCAGTCACCCCCTGCGCCTGCCCGGCACGTTCGCCGTGCGTGGGAACACCACCAGTTCGCAGCTCGTCCACGGTGTGTACAGGCCCTCGGTGTGCATCGTCGCGCAGGGAGCCAAACGCGTCTTCCTCGGTCCGGAGGTGTTCGATTACGACGAACGGAAGATGCTGATGTTCTCGGTGGAGTTGCCGGTCGCCTCGGAGATCGTACGGGCCAGTCCCGGCATGCCGTTCCTGTGTGTCAAGATCGAATTCGAGCCGCAGCGCGTCGCCGAGCTGAGTCGGCGGGTCTTCACGCACGGTCTGCCGGACGTGCGTGAGAACCGCGGCGTCGGTGTCGGGGACGCCACCGGCGAGATCGTCAACGCCGCCACGCGGCTCCTGTCGCTGATGGGCGACGCGCGTGACGCGGAACTGCTCGCGCCGCTGGTGATGGACGAGATCCTGATCCGGCTGCTGCGCGGCCCGCTCGGTCCGCGCCTGGCGCAGATCGGCCGGGAGGACACCGGGGCGCAGCGTGTCACGAAGGCGGTTGACTGGGTCCGGGCGCACTTCGACCGGCCCATGGCCGTCGAAACGCTGGCCGAACTGGTCCACATGAGTCCCTCGGCCTTTCACGGGCACTTCAAGGCCGTCACGAACATGAGCCCCCTGCAGTTTCAGAAGGCGTTGCGGCTGCGGGAGGCGCGGCGGTTGATGCTGACTGCCAACATGGACGTTGCGGGTGCCGGGCGGCAGGTGGGGTATGTCAGCGCGTCGCAGTTTATCCGGGAGTACCGGCGACTGTTCGGCAACGCCCCGGCCCGCGACGTGGCGCTCCTGCGGCAGCAGGGGGAGACTCAGGCGGACCTGAACTAA
- a CDS encoding serine hydrolase, with translation MSKPSFLSVLLTAPVLLGLLTFVPARAVPAPAGYARTCGEVPSAQEVTTPLPRGVTGRVDFFAARYDPATGAVTRAVRYGRPDALHPMASSFKPLLVHAVWADIDAGRFTPGTLVTSTPGTRSLGAFPAGRNTLAHLTDIAINGSNNTAADLLLLTYGPERLAREVHAVSPCTSVLVTTKGWWAAQAGLAPDVLGPDAVRGAARYGAMPFEARVGVAGALIRAGQRSSAQAVEAGIDRVFRSRTYSPAMELDLQNTTTPAAYTALVRDTLSGAGLSAASASAVRKIFGTGCCRPEHPRLRATYWGAKGGITWRVLNLTGYVELPDGTQLAYVFMNDLSDTADAGALRASVPGVLPWIETQLLRLSAP, from the coding sequence ATGTCGAAGCCTTCCTTTCTGTCCGTCCTCCTGACCGCACCTGTCCTGCTGGGCCTGCTGACGTTCGTTCCCGCGCGCGCGGTTCCCGCCCCGGCGGGATACGCGCGGACCTGCGGTGAGGTGCCGTCCGCGCAGGAGGTGACGACGCCGCTGCCGCGCGGGGTGACGGGCCGCGTGGATTTCTTCGCGGCGCGGTACGACCCGGCGACTGGGGCGGTCACGCGCGCCGTGCGGTACGGTCGGCCGGACGCGCTGCATCCGATGGCGAGTTCGTTCAAGCCGCTGCTCGTGCATGCCGTGTGGGCCGACATCGATGCGGGTCGGTTCACGCCGGGCACGCTGGTGACGTCCACGCCGGGCACGCGCAGTCTGGGGGCATTCCCGGCGGGCAGGAACACGCTCGCGCACCTGACGGACATCGCCATCAACGGCAGCAACAACACGGCCGCTGACCTGCTGCTGCTCACATACGGCCCGGAGCGCCTGGCGCGCGAGGTGCACGCCGTGAGTCCCTGCACGAGCGTGCTGGTCACGACGAAAGGCTGGTGGGCGGCGCAGGCGGGCCTCGCGCCGGACGTGCTGGGGCCGGACGCCGTGCGTGGGGCGGCGCGGTACGGGGCGATGCCGTTCGAGGCGCGTGTGGGCGTGGCAGGCGCCCTGATCCGGGCGGGGCAGCGGTCGTCCGCGCAGGCGGTGGAGGCGGGCATCGACCGGGTCTTCCGGAGCCGGACGTACTCGCCCGCCATGGAACTCGACCTGCAGAACACCACGACGCCCGCCGCGTACACGGCGCTGGTGCGGGACACGCTGTCGGGGGCAGGCCTGAGTGCCGCGTCGGCGTCGGCGGTCCGGAAGATCTTCGGGACCGGCTGCTGCCGCCCGGAGCACCCGCGCCTGCGGGCGACGTACTGGGGCGCGAAGGGCGGCATCACGTGGCGCGTCCTGAACCTGACGGGGTACGTGGAGCTGCCGGACGGGACGCAGCTGGCGTACGTGTTCATGAACGACCTGTCGGACACGGCGGATGCGGGGGCACTGCGGGCGAGCGTGCCGGGCGTCCTCCCGTGGATCGAGACGCAGCTGCTGCGCCTCTCCGCGCCCTGA
- a CDS encoding branched-chain amino acid aminotransferase — protein MTANTDTAAHTDIDWSTLGFTYIRTDQRFIAHWKDGAWDAGTLTTDNTLHIAEGSTALHYGQQCFEGLKAYRAKDGSVNLFRPDMNAARMQRSCDRLLMPEVPTEMFIEACRQVVAANLRFLPPYGTGGSLYLRPFVIGVGDNIGVRTAPEFIFSVFCVPVGPYFKGGLSPVNFIVSDYDRAAPNGTGAAKVGGNYAASLLPNKEAHDRGFGDCIYLDPETHTKIEEVGAANFFAITRDGTFVTPKSPSILASITRQSLLTLAHDRLGLKVHEGDVFIRDLDQFVEAGACGTAAVITPIGGIQYKDDFHVFHSETEVGPVTRRLYDELTGVQFGEVDAPEGWIVKVD, from the coding sequence ATGACCGCCAACACCGACACGGCCGCCCACACCGACATCGACTGGAGCACCCTGGGCTTCACGTACATCCGCACCGACCAGCGCTTCATCGCGCACTGGAAGGACGGCGCGTGGGACGCCGGCACCCTCACCACGGACAACACCCTCCACATCGCCGAAGGCTCCACCGCCCTGCACTACGGCCAGCAGTGCTTCGAAGGCCTGAAAGCCTACCGCGCCAAGGACGGCAGCGTGAACCTCTTCCGGCCCGACATGAACGCCGCACGCATGCAGCGCAGCTGCGACCGCCTGCTGATGCCTGAAGTGCCGACCGAGATGTTCATCGAGGCGTGCCGTCAGGTCGTGGCCGCCAACCTGCGCTTCCTGCCGCCGTACGGCACGGGCGGCTCGCTGTACCTGCGGCCCTTCGTGATCGGGGTGGGCGACAACATCGGCGTGCGCACCGCGCCGGAATTCATCTTCTCGGTGTTCTGCGTCCCGGTCGGCCCGTACTTCAAAGGCGGGCTGAGCCCCGTGAACTTCATCGTATCCGACTACGACCGCGCCGCGCCGAACGGCACGGGCGCCGCGAAGGTCGGCGGGAACTACGCCGCGAGCCTCCTCCCCAACAAGGAAGCGCACGACCGCGGCTTCGGGGACTGCATCTACCTCGACCCGGAAACCCACACCAAGATCGAGGAGGTCGGCGCCGCGAACTTCTTCGCCATCACCCGCGACGGGACGTTCGTGACGCCGAAATCCCCCAGCATCCTCGCCAGCATCACCCGCCAGAGCCTCCTCACCCTCGCGCACGACCGGCTGGGCCTCAAGGTCCACGAGGGCGACGTGTTCATCCGCGACCTCGACCAGTTCGTGGAGGCGGGCGCCTGCGGCACGGCGGCCGTCATCACGCCCATCGGCGGCATCCAGTACAAGGACGACTTCCACGTCTTCCACAGCGAAACGGAGGTCGGCCCGGTCACGCGCCGCCTGTACGACGAACTGACCGGCGTGCAGTTCGGCGAAGTGGACGCCCCCGAAGGCTGGATCGTCAAGGTCGACTGA
- a CDS encoding Gfo/Idh/MocA family protein, whose protein sequence is MTAPTHKVVNAAIIGAGGISQRHLEGYRAAGVNVVAVADASEAIRQLREQEWNVRAYASADELLAQEDVQAVSICTPNAYHAPASIAALTRGIHVLCEKPLSLDLDACDAMIEAARQSGAVLQTGHHLRSSPLARTARRLIDEGRIGRVTFMRLRQAHDWGGAEQVRGAFGSLAASGGGTLLDNGCHMMDLARYFGGDVRSIHARMATLKFDIEVEDTSVATLDFESGALASVENAWTATGWEESFHVYGTQGALECSNRLGKARLRFLNRETGHGDWATGDETWYDYARADNAHARSVVHFVESIEQGLPVVCSGEDGRESVRLVLGAYESARTGQTVALSAP, encoded by the coding sequence GTGACCGCACCCACACACAAGGTCGTGAACGCCGCCATCATCGGCGCGGGCGGCATCTCCCAGCGCCACCTCGAAGGGTACCGGGCGGCCGGCGTGAACGTCGTCGCCGTCGCCGACGCCAGCGAAGCCATCCGGCAACTGCGCGAACAGGAATGGAACGTCCGCGCCTACGCCAGCGCCGACGAACTCCTCGCGCAGGAAGACGTGCAGGCCGTCAGCATCTGCACGCCCAACGCCTACCACGCGCCCGCCAGCATCGCCGCCCTCACGCGCGGCATCCACGTGCTCTGCGAGAAACCCCTCTCGCTCGACCTCGACGCCTGCGACGCCATGATCGAAGCGGCCCGCCAGAGCGGCGCCGTCCTGCAGACCGGCCACCACCTGCGCTCCAGCCCGCTCGCCCGGACCGCCAGACGCCTCATCGACGAAGGCCGCATCGGCCGCGTGACCTTCATGCGGCTGCGCCAGGCACACGACTGGGGCGGCGCCGAACAGGTACGCGGCGCCTTCGGCAGCCTCGCCGCGAGCGGCGGCGGCACCCTCCTCGACAACGGCTGCCACATGATGGACCTCGCCCGCTACTTCGGCGGAGACGTCCGCAGCATCCACGCCCGCATGGCCACCCTCAAATTCGACATCGAGGTCGAAGACACCTCCGTCGCCACCCTCGACTTCGAGAGCGGCGCGCTCGCCAGCGTCGAAAACGCCTGGACCGCCACCGGCTGGGAGGAAAGCTTCCACGTGTACGGCACGCAGGGCGCACTCGAATGCAGCAACCGCCTCGGCAAGGCCCGCCTGCGCTTCCTGAACCGCGAAACCGGACACGGCGACTGGGCGACCGGCGACGAGACCTGGTACGACTACGCCCGCGCCGACAACGCGCACGCCCGCAGCGTCGTGCACTTCGTGGAAAGCATCGAACAGGGCCTCCCCGTCGTGTGCAGCGGCGAGGACGGCCGCGAAAGCGTCCGGCTGGTCCTCGGCGCTTACGAAAGCGCCCGCACCGGCCAGACCGTCGCCCTCAGCGCGCCCTGA